A DNA window from Nitrospirota bacterium contains the following coding sequences:
- a CDS encoding type II toxin-antitoxin system HicA family toxin, translated as MKSISGRDLCKILEKKGWQLKKVHGSHHVYMMTGRKERISIPVLGNKDLKIGMLRSIMKIAEISENEL; from the coding sequence ATGAAAAGCATATCAGGAAGGGATTTGTGCAAGATTCTGGAGAAAAAAGGCTGGCAATTGAAAAAGGTACACGGCAGTCATCATGTGTATATGATGACCGGCAGAAAAGAACGAATCAGTATCCCTGTTCTCGGGAATAAAGATTTAAAGATTGGGATGTTACGCTCTATAATGAAGATTGCTGAAATAAGTGAAAATGAATTGTAA
- a CDS encoding type II toxin-antitoxin system HicB family antitoxin: MKLKVVVHNAEEGGFWAEVPSIPGCHTQGDTWDELLQNIYEAIEACLSVDLENIELKPED; encoded by the coding sequence ATGAAGCTCAAGGTAGTCGTACACAACGCAGAAGAAGGAGGATTTTGGGCCGAGGTTCCTTCTATCCCCGGATGTCATACTCAAGGAGATACATGGGACGAGTTACTTCAGAATATTTATGAAGCAATAGAGGCATGTTTATCAGTTGACTTAGAAAACATTGAACTAAAGCCGGAAGACTGA